A DNA window from Fimbriimonadaceae bacterium contains the following coding sequences:
- a CDS encoding TfoX/Sxy family protein — translation MSMVYRPLRYEQMMKAAENYDVRARRMFGGMGIYTGEKMFAFLYEDEIGLKLAPEDREAAMGLDGAGPLIPEEGAEPMREYVQMPRTVLDNYEAFMEWVEKSAQYALRKKVH, via the coding sequence ATGTCGATGGTTTACCGCCCCCTGCGTTACGAGCAGATGATGAAGGCTGCTGAGAACTACGATGTGCGTGCGCGTCGCATGTTCGGCGGAATGGGGATTTACACGGGCGAGAAGATGTTCGCCTTCCTCTACGAGGACGAGATCGGCCTGAAGCTGGCACCCGAAGACCGCGAGGCCGCGATGGGTCTCGACGGCGCGGGCCCGCTGATCCCGGAAGAGGGCGCCGAGCCCATGCGCGAGTACGTGCAGATGCCCCGCACGGTGCTGGACAACTACGAAGCGTTCATGGAGTGGGTCGAGAAGTCCGCCCAATACGCGTTGCGCAAAAAGGTCCACTAG